A single Salmo salar chromosome ssa19, Ssal_v3.1, whole genome shotgun sequence DNA region contains:
- the LOC106579701 gene encoding ATP-dependent zinc metalloprotease YME1L1 isoform X2: MFSFSATFQPQVTSQLIGQLINALHSLKNSASSTASASVQSLQTYVTPEQDLLLTEDLGLSEQRVGQPTVNLRDLGLSDLRVGQLDELVNRLLPSLSSEEGPAASRWRTSHVSADSFFQNKHGLSNGRLGVFGTPMFHRPNQSPLHAICSELQYWPVRVQNRGFKTLRKSRRVESGYQGLAEPEGYTTAFMKGLLMRPDKSPEAESLDHVVKQKNLQGDQQDAFKSGFTEGFMRSQAFTQRTHDSLRRTRLILLVLLVVGIYGLSRSPFLSVRFRTTSGLDSQVDPVQVKSVTFEHVKGVEEAKNELQDVVEFLRNPQKFTVLGGKLPKGILLIGPPGTGKTLLARAVAGEADVPFFYASGSEFDEMFVGVGASRIRNLFKEAKANAPCVVFIDELDSVGGKRIESPMHPYSRQTINQLLAEMDGFKPNEGVIVIGATNFAEALDNALVRPGRFDMQVTVPRPDVKGRTEILNWYLQKIKVDPNVNAAIIARGTVGFTGAELENLVNQAALKAAVDGLDQVTMKELEFSKDKILMGPERRSVDIDKKNKQITAYHESGHAIVAYYTKDAMPINKATIMPRGPTLGHVSMLPENDRWSETRAQLLAQMDVSMGGRVAEELIFGDDYITTGASSDFDGATRIAKMMVTRFGMSDKLGVMTYAEVTKQSPETQAAIEQEVRVLLKDSYERAKNLLKTYSDEHKTLAEALLTYETLDAKEIKLVLEGKALDPR; encoded by the exons ATGTTTTCCTTCTCGGCGACGTTTCAGCCACAG GTAACGAGCCAACTCATTGGCCAACTCATCAATGCCCTCCATTCCCTGAAGAACTCAGCCAGCTCCACAGCCTCAGCTTCTGTCCAGAGCCTGCAGACATATGTCACACCAGAGCAGGACCTGTTGCTCACAGAG GACCTGGGTCTATCAGAACAGAGGGTGGGTCAGCCCACTGTGAACCTCCGGGACCTGGGCTTGTCAGACCTGAGGGTGGGTCAGCTGGATGAGCTGGTGAACAGGTTACTGCCCTCACTGAGCTCAGAGGAGGGCCCAGCTGCTTCAAGATGGAGGACGTCCCACGTCTCTGCGGACTCTTTCTTCCAAAACAAACATG GGTTGTCAAACGGAAGGTTGGGGGTTTTTGGCACGCCAATGTTCCACAGACCAAACCAGAGTCCTCTACATGCCATCTGTTCAGAGCTCCAATACTGGCCTG TAAGGGTCCAGAACCGAGGCTTCAAGACTCTGAGGAAGAGCAGACGCGTGGAGTCTGGTTACCAGGGGCTGGCAGAACCAGAGGGTTACACTACAGCATTCATGAAG GGTCTCCTCATGAGACCTGACAAGTCCCCAGAGGCAGAGAGTCTGGATCACGTGGTAAAGCAGAAGAACCTGCAAGGTGACCAACAAGATGCCTTCAAGTCTGGTTTCACTGAGGGCTTCATGAGGTCCCAGGCCTTCACTCAGAGGACACACG ACTCACTAAGGAGGACCAGGCTGATTCTATTGGTCCTCCTCGTTGTGGGAATCTATGGCCTGTCAAGAAGCCCGTTTCTTTCGG TGAGGTTCCGCACCACGTCAGGCCTGGACTCACAAGTGGACCCGGTCCAGGTGAAGAGCGTCACGTTTGAGCACGTCAAGGGGGTAGAGGAGGCCAAGAATGAACTACAAGACGTGGTGGAGTTCCTCAGAAACCCCCAGAAGTTCACCGTGCTGGGAGGGAAGCTCCCTAAAG GCATCCTCCTGATTGGCCCCCCGGGCACAGGAAAGACTCTCCTGGCTCGGGCTGTAGCCGGGGAGGCCGACGTCCCCTTCTTCTACGCCTCGGGATCCGAGTTTGACGAGATGTTTGTGGGTGTCGGAGCTAGCCGCATCAGGAACCTCTTCA AAGAGGCAAAAGCCAACGCACCTTGTGTTGTCTTCATTGATGAGCTTGACAGCGTGGGAGGAAAGAGGATCGAGTCTCCCATGCACCCTTACTCCAGACAGACCATCAACCAGTTACTGGCAGAGATGGACGG GTTCAAACCAAACGAAGGGGTCATCGTTATTGGCGCTACAAACTTTGCTGAGGCTTTGGATAA TGCCCTGGTACGTCCGGGAAGGTTTGACATGCAAGTGACCGTCCCTCGTCCGGACGTGAAAGGACGTACGGAGATCCTCAACTGGTACCTGCAGAAGATCAAAGTGGATCCTA ACGTGAACGCGGCGATCATTGCCAGGGGGACGGTGGGCTTCACGGGAGCGGAGCTGGAGAACCTGGTGAACCAGGCGGCCCTGAAGGCAGCGGTGGACGGCCTCGACCAGGTCACCATGAAGGAACTGGAGTTCTCCAAGGACAAGATCCTCATGG GTCCTGAGCGCAGGAGTGTGGACATTGATAAGAAGAACAAGCAAATCACAGCCTACCACGAGTCAGGCCACGCCATTGTGGCGTATTACACCAAAGACGCCATGCCCATCAACAAGGCAACCATCATGCCCAGAGGGCCCACTCTTGGCCAT GTGTCCATGCTCCCAGAGAATGACCGTTGGAGTGAGACGCGTGCTCAGCTCCTGGCCCAGATGGACGTCAGCATGGGAGGCCGCGTGGCCGAGGAACTCATCTTTGGCGACGATTACATCACAACTG GAGCGTCAAGCGACTTTGACGGGGCAACTAGAATAGCCAAGATGATGGTGACCAGGTTCGGAATGAGTGACAAG CTTGGTGTCATGACCTATGCTGAAGTGACCAAACAGAGCCCTGAGACGCAGGCCGCCATCGAACAGGAAGTCAGGGTCCTGCTCAAG GACTCGTATGAGCGAGCCAAAAACCTCTTGAAGACCTACAGTGATGAGCACAAGACGCTGGCCGAGGCTCTGCTAACGTACGAAACTCTGGACGCCAAAGAGATCAAGCTGGTCCTAGAGGGCAAAGCCCTGGACCCTAGATGA
- the LOC106579701 gene encoding ATP-dependent zinc metalloprotease YME1L1 isoform X1 has protein sequence MFSFSATFQPQVTSQLIGQLINALHSLKNSASSTASASVQSLQTYVTPEQDLLLTEDLGLSEQRVGQPTVNLRDLGLSDLRVGQLDELVNRLLPSLSSEEGPAASRWRTSHVSADSFFQNKHGLSNGRLGVFGTPMFHRPNQSPLHAICSELQYWPVRVQNRGFKTLRKSRRVESGYQGLAEPEGYTTAFMKGLLMRPDKSPEAESLDHVVKQKNLQGDQQDAFKSGFTEGFMRSQAFTQRTHDSLRRTRLILLVLLVVGIYGLSRSPFLSGKGSFSDAVRFRTTSGLDSQVDPVQVKSVTFEHVKGVEEAKNELQDVVEFLRNPQKFTVLGGKLPKGILLIGPPGTGKTLLARAVAGEADVPFFYASGSEFDEMFVGVGASRIRNLFKEAKANAPCVVFIDELDSVGGKRIESPMHPYSRQTINQLLAEMDGFKPNEGVIVIGATNFAEALDNALVRPGRFDMQVTVPRPDVKGRTEILNWYLQKIKVDPNVNAAIIARGTVGFTGAELENLVNQAALKAAVDGLDQVTMKELEFSKDKILMGPERRSVDIDKKNKQITAYHESGHAIVAYYTKDAMPINKATIMPRGPTLGHVSMLPENDRWSETRAQLLAQMDVSMGGRVAEELIFGDDYITTGASSDFDGATRIAKMMVTRFGMSDKLGVMTYAEVTKQSPETQAAIEQEVRVLLKDSYERAKNLLKTYSDEHKTLAEALLTYETLDAKEIKLVLEGKALDPR, from the exons ATGTTTTCCTTCTCGGCGACGTTTCAGCCACAG GTAACGAGCCAACTCATTGGCCAACTCATCAATGCCCTCCATTCCCTGAAGAACTCAGCCAGCTCCACAGCCTCAGCTTCTGTCCAGAGCCTGCAGACATATGTCACACCAGAGCAGGACCTGTTGCTCACAGAG GACCTGGGTCTATCAGAACAGAGGGTGGGTCAGCCCACTGTGAACCTCCGGGACCTGGGCTTGTCAGACCTGAGGGTGGGTCAGCTGGATGAGCTGGTGAACAGGTTACTGCCCTCACTGAGCTCAGAGGAGGGCCCAGCTGCTTCAAGATGGAGGACGTCCCACGTCTCTGCGGACTCTTTCTTCCAAAACAAACATG GGTTGTCAAACGGAAGGTTGGGGGTTTTTGGCACGCCAATGTTCCACAGACCAAACCAGAGTCCTCTACATGCCATCTGTTCAGAGCTCCAATACTGGCCTG TAAGGGTCCAGAACCGAGGCTTCAAGACTCTGAGGAAGAGCAGACGCGTGGAGTCTGGTTACCAGGGGCTGGCAGAACCAGAGGGTTACACTACAGCATTCATGAAG GGTCTCCTCATGAGACCTGACAAGTCCCCAGAGGCAGAGAGTCTGGATCACGTGGTAAAGCAGAAGAACCTGCAAGGTGACCAACAAGATGCCTTCAAGTCTGGTTTCACTGAGGGCTTCATGAGGTCCCAGGCCTTCACTCAGAGGACACACG ACTCACTAAGGAGGACCAGGCTGATTCTATTGGTCCTCCTCGTTGTGGGAATCTATGGCCTGTCAAGAAGCCCGTTTCTTTCGGGTAAAGGGTCCTTTTCTGATGCTG TGAGGTTCCGCACCACGTCAGGCCTGGACTCACAAGTGGACCCGGTCCAGGTGAAGAGCGTCACGTTTGAGCACGTCAAGGGGGTAGAGGAGGCCAAGAATGAACTACAAGACGTGGTGGAGTTCCTCAGAAACCCCCAGAAGTTCACCGTGCTGGGAGGGAAGCTCCCTAAAG GCATCCTCCTGATTGGCCCCCCGGGCACAGGAAAGACTCTCCTGGCTCGGGCTGTAGCCGGGGAGGCCGACGTCCCCTTCTTCTACGCCTCGGGATCCGAGTTTGACGAGATGTTTGTGGGTGTCGGAGCTAGCCGCATCAGGAACCTCTTCA AAGAGGCAAAAGCCAACGCACCTTGTGTTGTCTTCATTGATGAGCTTGACAGCGTGGGAGGAAAGAGGATCGAGTCTCCCATGCACCCTTACTCCAGACAGACCATCAACCAGTTACTGGCAGAGATGGACGG GTTCAAACCAAACGAAGGGGTCATCGTTATTGGCGCTACAAACTTTGCTGAGGCTTTGGATAA TGCCCTGGTACGTCCGGGAAGGTTTGACATGCAAGTGACCGTCCCTCGTCCGGACGTGAAAGGACGTACGGAGATCCTCAACTGGTACCTGCAGAAGATCAAAGTGGATCCTA ACGTGAACGCGGCGATCATTGCCAGGGGGACGGTGGGCTTCACGGGAGCGGAGCTGGAGAACCTGGTGAACCAGGCGGCCCTGAAGGCAGCGGTGGACGGCCTCGACCAGGTCACCATGAAGGAACTGGAGTTCTCCAAGGACAAGATCCTCATGG GTCCTGAGCGCAGGAGTGTGGACATTGATAAGAAGAACAAGCAAATCACAGCCTACCACGAGTCAGGCCACGCCATTGTGGCGTATTACACCAAAGACGCCATGCCCATCAACAAGGCAACCATCATGCCCAGAGGGCCCACTCTTGGCCAT GTGTCCATGCTCCCAGAGAATGACCGTTGGAGTGAGACGCGTGCTCAGCTCCTGGCCCAGATGGACGTCAGCATGGGAGGCCGCGTGGCCGAGGAACTCATCTTTGGCGACGATTACATCACAACTG GAGCGTCAAGCGACTTTGACGGGGCAACTAGAATAGCCAAGATGATGGTGACCAGGTTCGGAATGAGTGACAAG CTTGGTGTCATGACCTATGCTGAAGTGACCAAACAGAGCCCTGAGACGCAGGCCGCCATCGAACAGGAAGTCAGGGTCCTGCTCAAG GACTCGTATGAGCGAGCCAAAAACCTCTTGAAGACCTACAGTGATGAGCACAAGACGCTGGCCGAGGCTCTGCTAACGTACGAAACTCTGGACGCCAAAGAGATCAAGCTGGTCCTAGAGGGCAAAGCCCTGGACCCTAGATGA
- the LOC106579701 gene encoding ATP-dependent zinc metalloprotease YME1L1 isoform X4, with the protein MFSFSATFQPQVTSQLIGQLINALHSLKNSASSTASASVQSLQTYVTPEQDLLLTEDLGLSEQRVGQPTVNLRDLGLSDLRVGQLDELVNRLLPSLSSEEGPAASRWRTSHVSADSFFQNKHGVCICCFYRVVKRKVGGFWHANVPQTKPESSTCHLFRAPILACKGPEPRLQDSEEEQTRGVWLPGAGRTRGLHYSIHEDSLRRTRLILLVLLVVGIYGLSRSPFLSVRFRTTSGLDSQVDPVQVKSVTFEHVKGVEEAKNELQDVVEFLRNPQKFTVLGGKLPKGILLIGPPGTGKTLLARAVAGEADVPFFYASGSEFDEMFVGVGASRIRNLFKEAKANAPCVVFIDELDSVGGKRIESPMHPYSRQTINQLLAEMDGFKPNEGVIVIGATNFAEALDNALVRPGRFDMQVTVPRPDVKGRTEILNWYLQKIKVDPNVNAAIIARGTVGFTGAELENLVNQAALKAAVDGLDQVTMKELEFSKDKILMGPERRSVDIDKKNKQITAYHESGHAIVAYYTKDAMPINKATIMPRGPTLGHVSMLPENDRWSETRAQLLAQMDVSMGGRVAEELIFGDDYITTGASSDFDGATRIAKMMVTRFGMSDKLGVMTYAEVTKQSPETQAAIEQEVRVLLKDSYERAKNLLKTYSDEHKTLAEALLTYETLDAKEIKLVLEGKALDPR; encoded by the exons ATGTTTTCCTTCTCGGCGACGTTTCAGCCACAG GTAACGAGCCAACTCATTGGCCAACTCATCAATGCCCTCCATTCCCTGAAGAACTCAGCCAGCTCCACAGCCTCAGCTTCTGTCCAGAGCCTGCAGACATATGTCACACCAGAGCAGGACCTGTTGCTCACAGAG GACCTGGGTCTATCAGAACAGAGGGTGGGTCAGCCCACTGTGAACCTCCGGGACCTGGGCTTGTCAGACCTGAGGGTGGGTCAGCTGGATGAGCTGGTGAACAGGTTACTGCCCTCACTGAGCTCAGAGGAGGGCCCAGCTGCTTCAAGATGGAGGACGTCCCACGTCTCTGCGGACTCTTTCTTCCAAAACAAACATG GTGTTTGCATTTGTTGTTTCTATAGGGTTGTCAAACGGAAGGTTGGGGGTTTTTGGCACGCCAATGTTCCACAGACCAAACCAGAGTCCTCTACATGCCATCTGTTCAGAGCTCCAATACTGGCCTG TAAGGGTCCAGAACCGAGGCTTCAAGACTCTGAGGAAGAGCAGACGCGTGGAGTCTGGTTACCAGGGGCTGGCAGAACCAGAGGGTTACACTACAGCATTCATGAAG ACTCACTAAGGAGGACCAGGCTGATTCTATTGGTCCTCCTCGTTGTGGGAATCTATGGCCTGTCAAGAAGCCCGTTTCTTTCGG TGAGGTTCCGCACCACGTCAGGCCTGGACTCACAAGTGGACCCGGTCCAGGTGAAGAGCGTCACGTTTGAGCACGTCAAGGGGGTAGAGGAGGCCAAGAATGAACTACAAGACGTGGTGGAGTTCCTCAGAAACCCCCAGAAGTTCACCGTGCTGGGAGGGAAGCTCCCTAAAG GCATCCTCCTGATTGGCCCCCCGGGCACAGGAAAGACTCTCCTGGCTCGGGCTGTAGCCGGGGAGGCCGACGTCCCCTTCTTCTACGCCTCGGGATCCGAGTTTGACGAGATGTTTGTGGGTGTCGGAGCTAGCCGCATCAGGAACCTCTTCA AAGAGGCAAAAGCCAACGCACCTTGTGTTGTCTTCATTGATGAGCTTGACAGCGTGGGAGGAAAGAGGATCGAGTCTCCCATGCACCCTTACTCCAGACAGACCATCAACCAGTTACTGGCAGAGATGGACGG GTTCAAACCAAACGAAGGGGTCATCGTTATTGGCGCTACAAACTTTGCTGAGGCTTTGGATAA TGCCCTGGTACGTCCGGGAAGGTTTGACATGCAAGTGACCGTCCCTCGTCCGGACGTGAAAGGACGTACGGAGATCCTCAACTGGTACCTGCAGAAGATCAAAGTGGATCCTA ACGTGAACGCGGCGATCATTGCCAGGGGGACGGTGGGCTTCACGGGAGCGGAGCTGGAGAACCTGGTGAACCAGGCGGCCCTGAAGGCAGCGGTGGACGGCCTCGACCAGGTCACCATGAAGGAACTGGAGTTCTCCAAGGACAAGATCCTCATGG GTCCTGAGCGCAGGAGTGTGGACATTGATAAGAAGAACAAGCAAATCACAGCCTACCACGAGTCAGGCCACGCCATTGTGGCGTATTACACCAAAGACGCCATGCCCATCAACAAGGCAACCATCATGCCCAGAGGGCCCACTCTTGGCCAT GTGTCCATGCTCCCAGAGAATGACCGTTGGAGTGAGACGCGTGCTCAGCTCCTGGCCCAGATGGACGTCAGCATGGGAGGCCGCGTGGCCGAGGAACTCATCTTTGGCGACGATTACATCACAACTG GAGCGTCAAGCGACTTTGACGGGGCAACTAGAATAGCCAAGATGATGGTGACCAGGTTCGGAATGAGTGACAAG CTTGGTGTCATGACCTATGCTGAAGTGACCAAACAGAGCCCTGAGACGCAGGCCGCCATCGAACAGGAAGTCAGGGTCCTGCTCAAG GACTCGTATGAGCGAGCCAAAAACCTCTTGAAGACCTACAGTGATGAGCACAAGACGCTGGCCGAGGCTCTGCTAACGTACGAAACTCTGGACGCCAAAGAGATCAAGCTGGTCCTAGAGGGCAAAGCCCTGGACCCTAGATGA
- the LOC106579701 gene encoding ATP-dependent zinc metalloprotease YME1L1 isoform X3, with translation MFSFSATFQPQVTSQLIGQLINALHSLKNSASSTASASVQSLQTYVTPEQDLLLTEDLGLSEQRVGQPTVNLRDLGLSDLRVGQLDELVNRLLPSLSSEEGPAASRWRTSHVSADSFFQNKHGVCICCFYRVVKRKVGGFWHANVPQTKPESSTCHLFRAPILACKGPEPRLQDSEEEQTRGVWLPGAGRTRGLHYSIHEDSLRRTRLILLVLLVVGIYGLSRSPFLSGKGSFSDAVRFRTTSGLDSQVDPVQVKSVTFEHVKGVEEAKNELQDVVEFLRNPQKFTVLGGKLPKGILLIGPPGTGKTLLARAVAGEADVPFFYASGSEFDEMFVGVGASRIRNLFKEAKANAPCVVFIDELDSVGGKRIESPMHPYSRQTINQLLAEMDGFKPNEGVIVIGATNFAEALDNALVRPGRFDMQVTVPRPDVKGRTEILNWYLQKIKVDPNVNAAIIARGTVGFTGAELENLVNQAALKAAVDGLDQVTMKELEFSKDKILMGPERRSVDIDKKNKQITAYHESGHAIVAYYTKDAMPINKATIMPRGPTLGHVSMLPENDRWSETRAQLLAQMDVSMGGRVAEELIFGDDYITTGASSDFDGATRIAKMMVTRFGMSDKLGVMTYAEVTKQSPETQAAIEQEVRVLLKDSYERAKNLLKTYSDEHKTLAEALLTYETLDAKEIKLVLEGKALDPR, from the exons ATGTTTTCCTTCTCGGCGACGTTTCAGCCACAG GTAACGAGCCAACTCATTGGCCAACTCATCAATGCCCTCCATTCCCTGAAGAACTCAGCCAGCTCCACAGCCTCAGCTTCTGTCCAGAGCCTGCAGACATATGTCACACCAGAGCAGGACCTGTTGCTCACAGAG GACCTGGGTCTATCAGAACAGAGGGTGGGTCAGCCCACTGTGAACCTCCGGGACCTGGGCTTGTCAGACCTGAGGGTGGGTCAGCTGGATGAGCTGGTGAACAGGTTACTGCCCTCACTGAGCTCAGAGGAGGGCCCAGCTGCTTCAAGATGGAGGACGTCCCACGTCTCTGCGGACTCTTTCTTCCAAAACAAACATG GTGTTTGCATTTGTTGTTTCTATAGGGTTGTCAAACGGAAGGTTGGGGGTTTTTGGCACGCCAATGTTCCACAGACCAAACCAGAGTCCTCTACATGCCATCTGTTCAGAGCTCCAATACTGGCCTG TAAGGGTCCAGAACCGAGGCTTCAAGACTCTGAGGAAGAGCAGACGCGTGGAGTCTGGTTACCAGGGGCTGGCAGAACCAGAGGGTTACACTACAGCATTCATGAAG ACTCACTAAGGAGGACCAGGCTGATTCTATTGGTCCTCCTCGTTGTGGGAATCTATGGCCTGTCAAGAAGCCCGTTTCTTTCGGGTAAAGGGTCCTTTTCTGATGCTG TGAGGTTCCGCACCACGTCAGGCCTGGACTCACAAGTGGACCCGGTCCAGGTGAAGAGCGTCACGTTTGAGCACGTCAAGGGGGTAGAGGAGGCCAAGAATGAACTACAAGACGTGGTGGAGTTCCTCAGAAACCCCCAGAAGTTCACCGTGCTGGGAGGGAAGCTCCCTAAAG GCATCCTCCTGATTGGCCCCCCGGGCACAGGAAAGACTCTCCTGGCTCGGGCTGTAGCCGGGGAGGCCGACGTCCCCTTCTTCTACGCCTCGGGATCCGAGTTTGACGAGATGTTTGTGGGTGTCGGAGCTAGCCGCATCAGGAACCTCTTCA AAGAGGCAAAAGCCAACGCACCTTGTGTTGTCTTCATTGATGAGCTTGACAGCGTGGGAGGAAAGAGGATCGAGTCTCCCATGCACCCTTACTCCAGACAGACCATCAACCAGTTACTGGCAGAGATGGACGG GTTCAAACCAAACGAAGGGGTCATCGTTATTGGCGCTACAAACTTTGCTGAGGCTTTGGATAA TGCCCTGGTACGTCCGGGAAGGTTTGACATGCAAGTGACCGTCCCTCGTCCGGACGTGAAAGGACGTACGGAGATCCTCAACTGGTACCTGCAGAAGATCAAAGTGGATCCTA ACGTGAACGCGGCGATCATTGCCAGGGGGACGGTGGGCTTCACGGGAGCGGAGCTGGAGAACCTGGTGAACCAGGCGGCCCTGAAGGCAGCGGTGGACGGCCTCGACCAGGTCACCATGAAGGAACTGGAGTTCTCCAAGGACAAGATCCTCATGG GTCCTGAGCGCAGGAGTGTGGACATTGATAAGAAGAACAAGCAAATCACAGCCTACCACGAGTCAGGCCACGCCATTGTGGCGTATTACACCAAAGACGCCATGCCCATCAACAAGGCAACCATCATGCCCAGAGGGCCCACTCTTGGCCAT GTGTCCATGCTCCCAGAGAATGACCGTTGGAGTGAGACGCGTGCTCAGCTCCTGGCCCAGATGGACGTCAGCATGGGAGGCCGCGTGGCCGAGGAACTCATCTTTGGCGACGATTACATCACAACTG GAGCGTCAAGCGACTTTGACGGGGCAACTAGAATAGCCAAGATGATGGTGACCAGGTTCGGAATGAGTGACAAG CTTGGTGTCATGACCTATGCTGAAGTGACCAAACAGAGCCCTGAGACGCAGGCCGCCATCGAACAGGAAGTCAGGGTCCTGCTCAAG GACTCGTATGAGCGAGCCAAAAACCTCTTGAAGACCTACAGTGATGAGCACAAGACGCTGGCCGAGGCTCTGCTAACGTACGAAACTCTGGACGCCAAAGAGATCAAGCTGGTCCTAGAGGGCAAAGCCCTGGACCCTAGATGA